The Phycisphaeraceae bacterium genome contains the following window.
TGCTGCGGGCGGCAACTACTTCATGCACTTTAACGTCCCCAACGCACGGCGCACCGATCCCGATCCGGTCGATCAACTGCAGGACCGCTTCGACCTGTGGCGAGCAGACCTGATCGGCCGACCTGACGCAATCGAGTCCCACGCGGTGCTCAATGTCCTCGCTGTGCCCATCGGCAGTACGCGAACCGTCACGATGACGATCACGCTCCTTGATTGGACCGGAGCCCGCGTGACGAACAATGGTGTATCGATCACCGTTGCACACGAGCCGGACTCTGCGGGGGTCAGCGAGATCGGCGCAGTCGTGGCCGTCGGCGATGGCGTATACTGCGTCACCCTTGCTGCGGGCGATACAGCGGGACGCGATCGATTTCGCATTACGGCCGACGACGGCGTTCGGCCAGTCGTGCTTATGCCCAGCCCCACGCTGCGGACGGTGGACGCTATTGGCGACTTCGACGGCGATGGCGTCGTCTCGTTCTTTGATGTGCAGGCCTTCCTGCAAGCATTCAGCGCGCACCTTCCAATCGCCGACCTCAACAGCGACGGCAAGTTCGATATCGCCGACGTGCAGATTTTTCTCGATATTCTCTCGCAGTGAGCCCGCCAGACAGCCCGCGGCCTCAACTGGCGGCAGTTATCCCGCGTGTACGCACCGGTCGCGGGCCCACGCTCGGAGCTTGGTTACTTTCTCTGCCATGGTTACGGACAGAGGCGGACTTTTGGCAGCCGATGCGGCAAGCAGTTCTGTCGTCAGTTCGACCTTGTTTGCAAATGAACTGTGCATCGCGCTGATGACTGCTTGTTCGATTTCTGCGCCGCTGTAGCCCTCGGTCGCGCGAGCCAGAAAATCGAGATCGTACTGCTCAGCCTTGCGTCCGCGGCGATTGAGGTGCACCGCGAAAATGCGCTCGCGTGCCGCATGCATTGGCAGGTCCACAAAAAAGATTTCGTCAAATCTTCCTTTGCGCAACAGTTCTGGCGGGAGCGCATCGATGTTGTTTGCAGTTGCGACCACGAACACCGGTGCGATGTGATCCTGCATCCATGTCAGCAGCGTGCCAAACATGCGCTGGCTCAGCCCGCCATCGGTCGAATGGGCTGCTGCCGATGCAAACGCTTTCTCGATCTCATCGATCCAGAGCACGACTGGCGCCACAGCCTCGGCCTGCTGAAGTGCCGCCCGAAGCCTGCGCTCCGATTCACCAACATAGCGGTCATAAAGCGAGCCGGGGTCCATGCGCAGGAGCGGCCTGTGCCATGCCGTCGCGATCGCCTTGGCGCACAGACTCTTGCCCGCGCCCTGCACCCCGAGCATCAGCACGCCGCGCGGCGGAGTCAGTCCAAACTCCGCTGCATCCTCCGAGAACGAGTTTTCACGCTCGCGCAGCCATTGTTTGAGCACATCAAGCCCGCCGACTTCGTCGAGCGACGCGGGCGATTCGACAAACTCGAGCAGCCCCCCACGCGACATCAGCCTCCTCTTGCTTGCCAGAATCTGGTTCAGATCCGCAGCGTCGAAGCGCCGATCCTCACTCACGACATCGCGCACGATCTGCTCAACATGCCTACGCGTCAAGCCGCACAGATTCTTCACGATGGTCTGGTACTGACGTGTTGTCAGTTCGATCTTGATCGGGTTGCGCCGATGGAGCGTCTTGAGCGTTTGTCGGATTGTCGCTTCGATGTCTTCAGCCGAGGGCAGACGCAACTCGAACGGGGTGACATGAGCGTTGATCACATCAGGGAATCCGTCGTGATGATCGATCAAGACGATGTGCGCATTCGTTCGGCCCGCAGCCGCGATCAGATCGCGCAGCGCACGCAGCGCGTGCGGGTCCGACAGATGCCCAGCCATATCGAAAAGCACGACAATGCACGGCAGGTCCCGCTTGCTCAGCCAGAACATCGCGGCGCTCGGATTGGTCGTCTCGGGGATCGGCTGTTCGTCGGGCGCGAGCGGATTGTGGACGCCCTTGAGAAGTGTCCATTCCCAGACGTACTCCCCCGTGGCGCGAGCGTGCTCGAGCACGAGTTCGCGGGCGTCGCACTCTTCCGATGTGATGATCGAGATCGCAGGATGGCCCGACTTGAACAGCGATCGGAGCCGGGCAAGATCACCCGTCGGGCTATGGGGAGGTTCGCTCACGGCGACATGATAGCGAAATGACCGACGGCTCCCTCCACATTCTCGAATCTTCGCCAGCAAATCAGATTCCGCCGAACGAAATAACAAGGACCGGGAACCGATTTACCTCAGATGCGTATCGCGTGTTGTCCGGCGATAACGCCATGTCGGCATACTTCACGGATCGTTTCGATCCTTGCCGGGTTGTCAGGAATTTGATTGTTCGTGACCTTGCCTCGGCAGGGTGTAGCTTCTGTATCGACCACGATGAGTGAGCGAGGCGACACAAACCGGTCGCTCGGGCATTTCGGAGGGGATTGCCCGAGTGGCCGTGTCGCCTTGTGGAGCGGAACACCTCGTCTGCCGATTGAAAAGCGGGCATGACCATGTACACCACCCTGTTTACGGGATTTCGCTCCATCCGTTCCCGCCGTATCGGACGTCTGACCGGATTTTTGGTTCTCTGCGGCCTGGCGGCAGCGGTGTCGAGCGGACCGACGCGCGAGCAACCTTCGACCCAGGTGGCACAGGCCGAGATATTCTCGACGGTGCCCATCCCGGGCCGCATCGGACGGGTAATGGTTGAAAACCCCCAAATGTCGCGTTCCAGGGCGATGGTCGTCAATCCTGGGGTGCCAGGGGTTGATGCGTCGGCATCCTTTGATATCGCAGCCCGGGTGATCGTTGATGGAGACCTTGCCGAAGTTGCTCGTGCAGCCGGGCGCGGCGCGAAGGTTGTACCTGCGCCAACACCAGGTTTTGTGTATGTCGAAACTCGGACAGTCGCGGAGGCGGTCGCGCTCGCAGGCCGGCTGATGAATCATCCACGTCTTGGGTCGGTCGAGTTAGACGTTGAGCAGCCTCGAGCAGAGCGCCTGCCGACGGACCCGTTCTTTCCCGGGCAGTGGAACTTACGCAACCTTGCCAATCCGCTGGCCGATGTCCGTGCGGTGGGGGCTTGGGATGCGGGATACACCGGAGCCGGGGTTGTGGTGGGAGTGATCGAACTCAGTTGGCAGACGGATCACACCGATCTGGCAGCAAATTTTGTCGCTGCGGCATCGATGCCACCGAGTGTCGTGACGGCGCATGCCACGAGTGTTGCGGGAATCATCGCAGCCGATGACAACGGAATCGGGGGCGTCGGCATCGCGTACAACGCGGGATTGTCCCGTTTGATCTATGGCTTGGCGTCGCAGAACGCCGACGCGTTTCTGTTCCGAAACGACCTCAACGACATCAAGAACAACTCGTGGGGCCCGCTCGACAACGGGCGCATCCACAAGATCGCTGCGATCGAGGCCGCAGCGCTGCAAGAAGCCGCCAGAACCGGGCGCGGCGGACTCGGCGAAGTCATGGTCTGGGCTGCGGGCAATGGCGGCCTGAGCGATCGCGTGGATTACGACCCCTATGCGTCGAGCAGGTTTACGCTGGCCATCGGGGCCATTGGCGATCAGAATCTGCGAGCCAACTATAACGAACTCGGCTCATCGATGCTCGCCGTTGCGCATTCAAGCGGCAATGTGCGCAATGTGTTCTCGACGACAAGTTCGTTCGGCTATACGACGACGTTTGGCGGCACGAGCGCCTCGGCACCGCTCGCAGCGGGCGCGATCGCCCTGATGCTCGAAGCCAATCCCATGCTTTCGTGGCGTGATGTGCAGCACATCATCATCAACACCGCACGGCGCATCGACGAGCCGGATGAAACCTGGATCCGCAATGGCGCGGGGCGATGGGTCAGCGAAAACTACGGCTACGGCGCAATCGATGCTCACGCAGCAGTCCTGGCAGCCGAGCAATGGCAGAGCGTCGGCCCCGAAGTCGTTTCGGACAGCGGGATCGCGACAGTCAATCAGGCGATCCCCGACCTGAATTTCACGGGGCTTTCCATCGATGTCGTTCTCGATCGGCTCATTCGCATCGAATCGGTCGAACTGATTCTGAACATCGATTCGACACGCATCGGCGATCTGCACATCGAACTGCTCAGCCCGTCGGGCACGCTGAGCGTCTTTGCGACCTCGCGCAACGATCCGACGAGCGACCTGGTCGATCACGTGTTCACAACGCTACGGTCGTGGGATGAATCGTCTGCGGGAACATGGACCATTCGCATCTCCGACCAGCGAGAGAACATCCAATCGACATGGATCGATGCGCGCGTCAAGGCATACGGGACGCAATGGGCCAGCGAATGCCGGCCCGACCTCACTGGCGACGGCACTCTGACCATCCACGACGTGCAGGCATTCCTCAACGCGTACCACACACAGGATCCGGTAGCCGACTTTACTGGAGACGAGATCGTCAACTTCTTCGACCTGCTGGCCTACCTCAACCTGTTCTCGCTCGGCTGCCCCTGAGCCAGTGTCCGGCGCGTTGCGCGCCGAGTGCGTAATCTTTGGCCGATGAATGAGGTTGCAACACGAGCGCCGTCCTCGCGCGTCATGATGGTCCTGCGCGACATCAAACTGGCGCATTCGGTTTTTGCACTCCCCTTTGCGGTGTTGTCGGCGTTTCTGGCGCGCGATGCCGAAGATCCAACCAGCAAGTTTGCCATGCAACTGGTGCTGGTGGTCTGGTGCATGATTGCTGCCAGAACCTTCGCGATGGTCGTCAATCGCGTTGCGGACATTCGATGGGATGCAGCCAATCCGCGTACAGCCCGTCGTGCGTTCGCGGTCGGGGTGCTCTCGAAGCGCGATGGCGTCGTCGCGCTCCTGATCTGCGGGGCGCTGTTCGTTGCAGGTGCAGCGGGGTTTGGCGTGCTGTTCTCAAACTGGTGGCCCGCGATGCTCGCCATGCCCGTGCTGGGCTGGGTTGCCCTCTACTCATTCACCAAGAGATTCACGATTCTCTGTCATCTCTTCCTCGGGGGGGCGCTGGCAGCCTCGCCGATTGCAGCGGCTCTTGCGGTCAGGCCAGAATCGCTCGTGGAAATAGCTGCGGTCTGGTGGTTCGCGGGCATGGTGGCGTTCTGGGTCGCCGGATTCGATGTCATCTACGCACTCCAGGATCTTGACTTCGATCGCAGCGCGAAACTGCACAGCGTGCCAGCGCGGTTTGGCGTCAGCGGAGCAGCATGGATCAGTCGCGGGCTGCACGCACTCGCCTTCGCATGTCTCGTCATGGCGTGGCAGGCCGACGACAGATTGGAGTTGCTCACTGCAGCCGCAGTAGCGTTGATTGGAGTGCTGCTCATCGCCGAGCATGTGGTGCTGCATCGACGCGGGAAGGCGGGTCTGGAAATGGCATTCTTCACGATCAACGGTATTGTCAGTTGCGTACTTGGCGTGCTGGGGTCGATCGATCTGATGGTGTGAGGCCTCGCAGGATCAATCGAGCGGCAGCTGATAGAGCGACCGCACGCGGGCCGCGCTGAGCACCTGCTCAAGAAACTCGGCCTCGCCCGCTACGCCCGCTCCCGTCACAACGATGTCGCCAGCCGTTGTGGTACTGACCATGAAAGTTTTTTCCAGTGCCGTCCAGACGCCGCCGACTGTCGTGCTCTGAGTTTGCAGATTCCCGCTGCTGGCACCTTGTGTCACGCGCGAAAAACTCCGCCTGACAATGTGCACCTCGGGGCGATCTTTGAAAGTAGCGTATTCGCGCTTGGGGGTCGCGAAGGGCGGCTTTGCATTGATCTCGAGACCCGAGTCCACATCGGTCACGAGCGTGGGCGTCGTGTTGGTCGGGTCGTATTCCGCGATGCCGTTGCGCACGAGGTAGAGGTACATGATGTCGCCATCCCAGCGCGTGATGGCCGTCGTTCCGATTGAGCCGGCTTCGATGTTGCGCACCCAGATCAGAGGCCAGCGAAAGGTGATGAATGCCCATCCGGAGTTGACAGTCAACGCCGGGCCATTGAGATCCGGATCGCTGGCCGGCTCGGCGCCACCTGAAGGAGGAAGAGGCGCAGGAGAGCCACCGGTTTCGATAGGCTGCGGCACAGGTACGAAACTGTGCTTGACGAGCTTGATGGTTGTCGAGCCGGCATCTTCAAGCCCGACAAGCATGTGAAAATCCTGTGTTGGAGCGCCACTCCCAGCCGTAAGCTGGTACACCACGTTGACGTGTGAGTAGGAAAGCCCCGATTGACTGGATTGATATGTCAGTGACTTGTCGGGCGAAGACGCAAACTTGTTGAACGTCACAACCTGTGGTTGTGTCAGGTCACCAGCACTGGTCAGATTCAGCGGCGTAGCACTGCATCCCGGAAGCGTGACCGCGGTGCATGCAACCACAACAGCGGTTGTGCGATGAGTGCTGATGGTCCTTCGTTGAGTGTGGTCTGACATGGATACTCCACGCTAGTTGTGCCCGATACGGCATACGCCGATATTCACGCGCTCGCATCAGGGAACATCATACAAGCCTTGCAGGTATGCACAGTTGAGCACTTTACCTAGGAAACGCTCTTGTTCGCTGTGATTGGTTCCGACGATGATGGATCCGTCCTTGCGGACGATGGTCAGGGGCAGTTCCT
Protein-coding sequences here:
- a CDS encoding S8 family serine peptidase, with the protein product MTMYTTLFTGFRSIRSRRIGRLTGFLVLCGLAAAVSSGPTREQPSTQVAQAEIFSTVPIPGRIGRVMVENPQMSRSRAMVVNPGVPGVDASASFDIAARVIVDGDLAEVARAAGRGAKVVPAPTPGFVYVETRTVAEAVALAGRLMNHPRLGSVELDVEQPRAERLPTDPFFPGQWNLRNLANPLADVRAVGAWDAGYTGAGVVVGVIELSWQTDHTDLAANFVAAASMPPSVVTAHATSVAGIIAADDNGIGGVGIAYNAGLSRLIYGLASQNADAFLFRNDLNDIKNNSWGPLDNGRIHKIAAIEAAALQEAARTGRGGLGEVMVWAAGNGGLSDRVDYDPYASSRFTLAIGAIGDQNLRANYNELGSSMLAVAHSSGNVRNVFSTTSSFGYTTTFGGTSASAPLAAGAIALMLEANPMLSWRDVQHIIINTARRIDEPDETWIRNGAGRWVSENYGYGAIDAHAAVLAAEQWQSVGPEVVSDSGIATVNQAIPDLNFTGLSIDVVLDRLIRIESVELILNIDSTRIGDLHIELLSPSGTLSVFATSRNDPTSDLVDHVFTTLRSWDESSAGTWTIRISDQRENIQSTWIDARVKAYGTQWASECRPDLTGDGTLTIHDVQAFLNAYHTQDPVADFTGDEIVNFFDLLAYLNLFSLGCP
- the ubiA gene encoding putative 4-hydroxybenzoate polyprenyltransferase, giving the protein MNEVATRAPSSRVMMVLRDIKLAHSVFALPFAVLSAFLARDAEDPTSKFAMQLVLVVWCMIAARTFAMVVNRVADIRWDAANPRTARRAFAVGVLSKRDGVVALLICGALFVAGAAGFGVLFSNWWPAMLAMPVLGWVALYSFTKRFTILCHLFLGGALAASPIAAALAVRPESLVEIAAVWWFAGMVAFWVAGFDVIYALQDLDFDRSAKLHSVPARFGVSGAAWISRGLHALAFACLVMAWQADDRLELLTAAAVALIGVLLIAEHVVLHRRGKAGLEMAFFTINGIVSCVLGVLGSIDLMV
- a CDS encoding AAA family ATPase, which encodes MSEPPHSPTGDLARLRSLFKSGHPAISIITSEECDARELVLEHARATGEYVWEWTLLKGVHNPLAPDEQPIPETTNPSAAMFWLSKRDLPCIVVLFDMAGHLSDPHALRALRDLIAAAGRTNAHIVLIDHHDGFPDVINAHVTPFELRLPSAEDIEATIRQTLKTLHRRNPIKIELTTRQYQTIVKNLCGLTRRHVEQIVRDVVSEDRRFDAADLNQILASKRRLMSRGGLLEFVESPASLDEVGGLDVLKQWLRERENSFSEDAAEFGLTPPRGVLMLGVQGAGKSLCAKAIATAWHRPLLRMDPGSLYDRYVGESERRLRAALQQAEAVAPVVLWIDEIEKAFASAAAHSTDGGLSQRMFGTLLTWMQDHIAPVFVVATANNIDALPPELLRKGRFDEIFFVDLPMHAARERIFAVHLNRRGRKAEQYDLDFLARATEGYSGAEIEQAVISAMHSSFANKVELTTELLAASAAKSPPLSVTMAEKVTKLRAWARDRCVHAG